The DNA sequence TTGCAGTTCCTGCAATCACTTCAACCTCCGGAAATTCTGCTTTAATAGCTTCCACAAAACCATTTTCAATTAGGGTACGAGTTTCTGGATAGGCAAGCGTCACACGGTTGTCAGTATAAATCGGCGATTTGATACCAGATGCCCAAGTGAAAGGCTCCTCTGGTTTGAGGTAAACGGCTTGGATTTTCAAGAGGTGGCTAGCGATATCTTTAGCAAGTGTCATAGTATTCTCCTTTTGCTTTTGTAATCTATTTCTTTAATTTCTGTCTTGGTTCCATTCATCCTTGATAGCATGATAAGCTGCAACAGGATCCTCAGCTTGGGTAATGGGACGTCCTACTACGATATAGTCACTACCGATTTGATAAGCATCCGCTGGCGTCATGACGCGTTTTTGGTCTCCTACCGCAGCTCCCGCTGGACGAATTCCCGGTGTCAGACAGATAAAATCTGGATTGGTGGCTTCTTTGATGAGTTGCACTTCCTGGGCCGAGCAAACGACACCATCCAAGCCTGCTTCAGCTGTCTTCTTGGCATAGTGAATCACAGACTCTTGCAGGCTGGTTTGGATATTTTGAAAATCCTGCATCTGGCTTTCCGACGTTGATGTAAGCTGGGTCACAGCGATCAATTTAGCTTGTGTCCCAAGACCTTCACGCGCAGCCTTCATCATCTCTACACCACCAGCAGCATGAACATTTGTCATGTCCACACCAAGCTGAGACAAGACCCTCATAGCAGATTTGACTGTATTTGGAATGTCATGTAGCTTGAGGTCCAAAAAGACACTATGTCCCAGTGACTTCAAATAACGGACAACTTCCGGACCCTCCGCATAATAAAGCTCCATTCCCACTTTTAGATAAAGACTTTCTTCTGCTGGGAAAAGAGATAAAAATTCCTTGACCGCCTCAAAACTAGGAAAATCAAGAGCAATAACTGGACGATGTTCACGCATACCTTTCTCCTTTTACCTTTACGAGCAAGAGAGTATGGTTAAAAACAAACCACGAAAAAAGGAACCTGCCAACAGCAAGGTTCCACGAAAAATGGGTAGTCTCCACCCTTTCACCGTCTAACCTTAGCTGCCTCTCTGGACTGCTTTAAAGGTTTTTTTCTATTCTATTATTTATAGTAGGACTTGTCAAGCAAAAACTCAAAACTGGACTTCTATACCATTCAAAATCAAGAGGAAAAGTTAGTCTAACGACTCTGTGATTGCTGGCTCGTTTGACTTCCCTGTTCTTCTTGTTTTTTCTTTTCTTCTTCCTGTTTTTTCTTCTCAGCTTCCTTGGCCTCTTGTTTGGCTTTTTCCTCAGCCTCTTCTATCAATTTATCCGCTATGGTATAGCTGTACGCTCCAGCCTCCATATCGACTACACTCGGTTCTGTCAATTGTGGCTTGATTTTGCTGTAATAAGGCAATTTCTTACTCAATTCTGACAAGGGAACCAAAATCTCATCTGTGTCCAGCATAGTAATTTTTAAAAGATCTGCTGTTGCCTTGCTCGGAGCTAATTCGATTTTCTGGATTTGACTCTTGATATCCTCACTGATAGTAGATAATCCTGTGATCAGCTCTTTCACCTGCTGCTCATCATTAAAGGTAACTGTCAGATAAGTCTCAGGCAAGTTTAAGCGATTTACAGGAGTTGACTCAACCGCACCACTAGAAAGAATTGGATAATACTCTTCACCAGACACATAATAACCGACAATATCAAACTCCTTAACCTCAATCGTAAAGTTAGTCGGAAATTGATAGTTAATCTTCGCTGATTCTATCCAATGGTTGGACTTGATTCGCTCAGCGTATGTTTCCTTATCCAACAATAGAGCTAAGGTATAGTCGCTATCTTGAATTCCAGAAGCCTGTTTGATGTCATCCGCCTGGGTGTTCCTATTTCCCTTAACCTCGATATTTTTGATGGTCGAAAGTGGAGTCAACAGATAGACTGAAAGAAGGAGGACCAGGACACTGGGTACCAAGATACTCACAGCTCGCCAAATATGAACAGGCGCAATTTTAGGTTTGGCTGGTTTCTCTGGTTTTTCTTTTTTCTTCTTTTCTTTTTCTTCTTTGACTTTCAGGTCATCCTTTTTAGATTTTTCTTCTTTTTCGGATGATTCTTCGTCTGGAACAGTTTCGTTCTGATCGGAATCACTTGATGACTTCTTACTTTCCTCTAACGACTTAGAGTTTTTCCCCATTCGAGCTTGTTTTTCCTTTTCCTTCTCCTCAGCTAGGGCAGCTTCTTCCTCAGCCTTTTTTTTCAGGTATTCCTGGTTTCGTTTCTGCCATTCAGACAATTCTTGCTTCTGGTTTGATTCTTTGTTCTTATCCTTTGACATTGATATTCCTTATGCTAGGTCTTTTCTTAGTAGATCGTAAAAATCTGCAAGAGATTTCAATTCAGTCGAAGCTTTCATGCTAGCTTGGTACTGATCCTTGTGACTAAGCAAGTGACTGAGTTTTTCCTCCAAGCTTTCCAAGGTCAAGTCACTTTCTTGAAGTTCTTCTGCATAGCCTTTCTTAACAAAGTAGGCTGCATTTTCAATCTGGTCTCCTCGACTTGCTTCACGACCCAATGGTACGATGAGATGGAGTTTCGCCATGGCTAAGAGCTCAAAAATCGTATTGGCACCGCCACGCGTTACCACCACATCTGCCATCTCCATCAAGGGTTGATAGAGATCTGTCACATAATCAACACGAAAGAGATTTTGACTCAATTCATTGAGGCTTGAATCTCCAGTGAGATTAATAATGTTGTAGCGCTCTGTCAACTCTTTTTTATGGTCTGTCACTAATTGGTTAAATACACGAGCTCCTGCAGAACCACCCACAAACAATACAGTTGGCAATTTAGGATCAAAGTGGGTTTGGATATCCACCAATTCATCTGGTTCTGAAGTTTTTTGATCTGAAACCTTTGTTACTGCTCCCACATGCTCGACTTTTGCGAGACCAGCAGCCTGCTCAAAGGTTGAATACATCTTAGTCGCAAATTTATAGGCAATTTTATTGGCCAAGCCCATAGACAGGTCCGATTCGTGAATAAAGACAGGCACTCCTGACACACGCGCTGCGATAACCGGCGGTACTGAGACAAATCCTCCCTTAGAAAAAAGAGCCTGTGGACGCAGTCGTAACATGATAAAGAGGGATTGGACAATTCCCCAACCAACTTTAAACACGTCCAGCATATTTTGCCAAGAGAAATAGCGACGCAACTTCCCAGTCGCAATAGAATGGAAAGTAACATCCAAACCTGACTTGAGGATTTCTTGGTGTTCGATTCCGTGTTTATCACCAATATAGTGAACTTCCCAGCCGTCTTCGATGAACTTAGGCATTAACAAAAGATTGAGGGTGACATGTCCAACCG is a window from the Streptococcus oralis genome containing:
- a CDS encoding cell division protein FtsQ/DivIB — encoded protein: MSKDKNKESNQKQELSEWQKRNQEYLKKKAEEEAALAEEKEKEKQARMGKNSKSLEESKKSSSDSDQNETVPDEESSEKEEKSKKDDLKVKEEKEKKKKEKPEKPAKPKIAPVHIWRAVSILVPSVLVLLLSVYLLTPLSTIKNIEVKGNRNTQADDIKQASGIQDSDYTLALLLDKETYAERIKSNHWIESAKINYQFPTNFTIEVKEFDIVGYYVSGEEYYPILSSGAVESTPVNRLNLPETYLTVTFNDEQQVKELITGLSTISEDIKSQIQKIELAPSKATADLLKITMLDTDEILVPLSELSKKLPYYSKIKPQLTEPSVVDMEAGAYSYTIADKLIEEAEEKAKQEAKEAEKKKQEEEKKKQEEQGSQTSQQSQSR
- a CDS encoding UDP-N-acetylglucosamine--N-acetylmuramyl-(pentapeptide) pyrophosphoryl-undecaprenol N-acetylglucosamine transferase, with the protein product MKKIVFTGGGTVGHVTLNLLLMPKFIEDGWEVHYIGDKHGIEHQEILKSGLDVTFHSIATGKLRRYFSWQNMLDVFKVGWGIVQSLFIMLRLRPQALFSKGGFVSVPPVIAARVSGVPVFIHESDLSMGLANKIAYKFATKMYSTFEQAAGLAKVEHVGAVTKVSDQKTSEPDELVDIQTHFDPKLPTVLFVGGSAGARVFNQLVTDHKKELTERYNIINLTGDSSLNELSQNLFRVDYVTDLYQPLMEMADVVVTRGGANTIFELLAMAKLHLIVPLGREASRGDQIENAAYFVKKGYAEELQESDLTLESLEEKLSHLLSHKDQYQASMKASTELKSLADFYDLLRKDLA
- the pyrF gene encoding orotidine-5'-phosphate decarboxylase, whose product is MREHRPVIALDFPSFEAVKEFLSLFPAEESLYLKVGMELYYAEGPEVVRYLKSLGHSVFLDLKLHDIPNTVKSAMRVLSQLGVDMTNVHAAGGVEMMKAAREGLGTQAKLIAVTQLTSTSESQMQDFQNIQTSLQESVIHYAKKTAEAGLDGVVCSAQEVQLIKEATNPDFICLTPGIRPAGAAVGDQKRVMTPADAYQIGSDYIVVGRPITQAEDPVAAYHAIKDEWNQDRN